A single Pantoea rwandensis DNA region contains:
- the ileS gene encoding isoleucine--tRNA ligase, with protein MSDYKSTLNLPETGFPMRGDLAKREPGMLQRWTDDNLYGIIREAKKGKKTFILHDGPPYANGSIHIGHSVNKILKDIIVKSKGMAGYDSPYVPGWDCHGLPIEHKVEQMIGKPGEKVSAAEFRAACRNYAAEQVEGQKKDFIRLGVLGDWDRPYLTMDFKTEANIIRALSKIIGNGHLHKGAKPVHWCMDCRSALAEAEVEYYDKTSPSIDVMFNAVDADAVRAKFGVAASEGPVSLVIWTTTPWTMPANRGISLHPEFEYQLLQIEGRSLILAKEMVESVMKRAGIAEWTVLGECNGAALELQLFQHPFLEQIQSKVVLGEHVTLEAGTGAVHTAPGHGPDDYVIGQKYGLETANPVGPDGAYLPGTYPTLDGVNVFKANDMIVELLKEKGALLHVEKLLHSYPHCWRHKTPIIFRATPQWFISMDQKGLRAQSLKEIKGVQWIPDWGQARIEAMVANRPDWCISRQRTWGVPMALFVHKETEQLHPDTLELMEKVAKCVEQDGIQAWWDLDPRDLMGDDADNYVKVPDTLDVWFDSGSTSYSVVDARPEFGGHAPDMYLEGSDQHRGWFMSSLMISTAMKGKAPYRQVLTHGFTVDGQGRKMSKSIGNTVAPQDVMDKLGADILRLWVASTDYSGEMAVSDEILKRAADSYRRIRNTARFLLANLAGFNPATDCVKPEEMVVVDRWAVGRALAAQQDIVQSYENYDFHEVVQRLMHFCSIEMGSFYLDVIKDRQYTAKGDSLARRSCQTALWHIVEALVRWMAPIMSFTADEIWGYLPGERAKYVFTEEWYEGLFGLADNEALNDAYWDELLKVRGEVNKVIEQARSDKRIGGALEAAVTLYADAELAAKLQALGDELRFVLLTSGATVADYATASDEAQQSEVLKGLKIALHKAEGEKCPRCWHYTTDVGQNPEHAAVCGRCYTNVAGNGEVRKFA; from the coding sequence ATGAGTGACTATAAATCTACCCTGAATTTGCCGGAAACGGGGTTCCCGATGCGTGGCGATCTGGCCAAACGCGAACCGGGAATGCTGCAACGTTGGACTGATGACAACCTGTACGGCATCATCCGCGAAGCCAAAAAAGGGAAAAAAACCTTTATTTTGCATGATGGCCCTCCGTACGCGAACGGCAGCATTCATATAGGTCACTCCGTTAACAAGATTCTGAAAGACATTATCGTTAAGTCGAAAGGCATGGCGGGATACGACTCGCCGTATGTACCCGGTTGGGACTGCCACGGCTTGCCGATTGAGCACAAAGTTGAGCAGATGATCGGTAAACCGGGCGAGAAAGTCTCCGCTGCGGAATTCCGTGCCGCCTGCCGTAACTATGCTGCTGAGCAGGTTGAAGGCCAGAAGAAAGACTTTATCCGTTTGGGCGTACTGGGTGACTGGGATCGTCCGTACCTGACTATGGACTTCAAAACTGAAGCCAACATCATTCGTGCGCTGAGTAAAATTATTGGCAACGGCCACCTGCACAAAGGCGCCAAACCGGTGCACTGGTGCATGGATTGCCGTTCAGCACTGGCTGAAGCGGAAGTGGAGTACTACGACAAAACCTCCCCTTCCATCGATGTGATGTTTAACGCCGTTGATGCTGATGCGGTACGCGCTAAGTTTGGCGTTGCAGCCTCTGAAGGCCCGGTTTCTCTGGTTATCTGGACCACCACCCCGTGGACCATGCCGGCCAACCGTGGCATCTCACTGCATCCAGAATTTGAATATCAGCTGCTGCAAATCGAAGGCCGCAGCTTGATCCTCGCCAAAGAGATGGTTGAGAGCGTGATGAAGCGCGCGGGCATCGCTGAGTGGACGGTACTGGGCGAATGCAACGGTGCAGCACTTGAGCTGCAGCTGTTCCAGCATCCGTTCCTTGAGCAGATCCAGTCAAAAGTCGTATTGGGCGAGCACGTTACGCTGGAAGCGGGTACCGGTGCAGTGCATACCGCACCTGGACACGGCCCGGATGACTATGTGATCGGCCAGAAATACGGTCTGGAAACCGCTAACCCTGTCGGTCCAGATGGCGCGTACCTGCCAGGCACCTATCCAACGCTGGACGGCGTAAACGTGTTTAAAGCCAACGACATGATCGTTGAGCTGCTGAAAGAGAAAGGCGCACTGCTGCACGTTGAAAAACTGCTGCATAGCTATCCGCACTGCTGGCGCCACAAAACCCCGATCATCTTCCGTGCTACCCCTCAGTGGTTCATCAGCATGGATCAGAAAGGCCTGCGAGCGCAGTCGCTGAAAGAGATCAAAGGCGTGCAATGGATCCCGGATTGGGGCCAGGCGCGTATCGAAGCGATGGTGGCGAACCGTCCAGACTGGTGTATCTCACGTCAGCGTACCTGGGGCGTGCCGATGGCGCTGTTCGTGCACAAAGAGACCGAGCAGCTGCATCCGGATACGCTGGAGCTGATGGAAAAAGTCGCGAAGTGCGTAGAGCAGGATGGCATTCAGGCATGGTGGGATCTCGACCCGCGCGATCTGATGGGCGACGACGCTGACAACTACGTCAAAGTGCCGGATACACTGGATGTGTGGTTCGATTCAGGCTCAACCAGCTACTCCGTGGTCGATGCGCGCCCAGAATTTGGCGGCCATGCGCCGGATATGTATCTGGAAGGTTCAGATCAGCATCGTGGCTGGTTCATGTCTTCGCTGATGATTTCGACGGCGATGAAAGGCAAAGCGCCTTATCGTCAGGTACTGACGCACGGTTTCACCGTGGACGGTCAGGGCCGCAAGATGTCGAAATCCATCGGCAACACCGTGGCTCCGCAGGATGTGATGGACAAACTGGGCGCGGATATCTTGCGTCTGTGGGTCGCCTCAACCGATTACTCCGGTGAAATGGCGGTGTCCGATGAGATCCTGAAGCGTGCCGCTGACAGTTATCGCCGTATCCGTAACACCGCGCGCTTCCTGCTGGCAAACCTCGCGGGCTTCAACCCGGCGACCGATTGCGTGAAACCCGAAGAGATGGTGGTGGTCGATCGCTGGGCGGTTGGCCGTGCGCTGGCTGCACAGCAAGACATCGTCCAGTCTTACGAGAACTACGATTTCCATGAAGTGGTGCAGCGTCTGATGCACTTCTGCTCCATCGAAATGGGCTCGTTCTATCTTGATGTGATCAAAGATCGTCAGTACACCGCGAAAGGTGACAGCCTCGCGCGTCGTAGTTGCCAGACCGCGCTGTGGCACATCGTTGAAGCGCTGGTGCGCTGGATGGCGCCAATCATGTCCTTCACTGCTGATGAAATCTGGGGCTACCTGCCGGGTGAACGTGCTAAATACGTATTCACTGAAGAGTGGTATGAAGGCCTGTTTGGTCTGGCGGATAACGAAGCACTGAATGACGCCTACTGGGATGAGCTGCTGAAAGTGCGCGGCGAAGTCAACAAAGTGATCGAGCAAGCGCGCAGCGATAAACGTATCGGTGGCGCACTGGAAGCCGCAGTAACGCTTTACGCGGATGCTGAACTGGCCGCTAAACTGCAGGCGCTGGGCGATGAGTTGCGTTTTGTCTTGCTGACTTCCGGCGCGACGGTGGCGGATTACGCCACTGCCAGCGATGAAGCGCAGCAGAGCGAAGTACTGAAAGGTCTGAAAATCGCACTGCATAAAGCAGAAGGCGAGAAATGTCCGCGTTGCTGGCATTACACTACTGACGTTGGCCAGAATCCGGAGCATGCTGCGGTCTGTGGACGTTGTTACACCAACGTAGCCGGCAACGGTGAAGTGCGGAAATTTGCCTGA
- the ribF gene encoding bifunctional riboflavin kinase/FAD synthetase, translating into MKFIRGIYNLKEQHRGCVLTIGNFDGVHRGHQALMAELIAEGRQRNLPVVVMLFEPQPLELFAGDKAPARLTRLREKLKYLEQAGVDAVLCVRFDRRFAAHSAQSFIAELLVDKLNVKFLAVGDDFRFGAGRQGDFLLLQKAGVEYGFDVISTQTYCDGGARISSTAVRQALAQDDFAQAEALLGHPFSISGRVVHGDALGRTIGFPTANIPLRRTVTPVKGVFAVEVLGLGDKPIAGVANIGTRPTVKGLRQQLEVHLLDTHMNLYGHHIEVVLKQKIRDEQRFASLDALKEQIAKDVVTARQFFGLNAPA; encoded by the coding sequence ATGAAGTTTATCCGCGGTATTTATAATCTGAAAGAGCAGCATCGCGGCTGCGTCCTGACCATTGGCAATTTTGACGGCGTACATCGCGGCCACCAGGCATTGATGGCGGAGTTGATTGCTGAAGGACGTCAACGCAATCTGCCGGTGGTGGTGATGCTGTTTGAACCGCAACCACTTGAATTGTTTGCCGGTGACAAAGCCCCGGCACGCCTGACGCGTTTGCGCGAGAAGCTGAAGTATCTCGAACAGGCAGGTGTTGATGCGGTGCTCTGCGTCCGCTTTGATCGCCGTTTTGCGGCACACTCCGCACAAAGTTTTATCGCTGAACTGCTGGTCGATAAACTCAACGTGAAGTTTCTCGCAGTGGGTGATGATTTCCGCTTTGGCGCTGGTCGCCAGGGGGATTTCCTGTTATTACAGAAAGCCGGTGTCGAGTATGGCTTCGACGTCATCAGCACCCAGACCTATTGTGATGGCGGTGCGCGTATCAGTAGCACGGCGGTACGTCAGGCACTGGCACAGGATGATTTTGCGCAGGCAGAAGCGCTGCTGGGCCATCCATTCAGCATTTCAGGGCGCGTGGTGCACGGTGATGCACTGGGGCGCACCATTGGTTTCCCCACCGCTAACATTCCATTACGCCGCACAGTAACGCCGGTGAAAGGGGTGTTTGCGGTAGAAGTGTTAGGCCTGGGCGACAAGCCCATCGCTGGCGTGGCCAACATTGGCACACGTCCGACGGTAAAAGGTCTGCGTCAGCAGCTTGAAGTTCACCTGCTTGACACACATATGAATCTTTATGGCCACCACATTGAGGTGGTGCTGAAACAGAAGATTCGCGACGAACAGCGTTTCGCTTCGCTGGACGCGTTGAAAGAACAAATTGCGAAAGATGTGGTGACGGCCCGCCAATTTTTTGGGCTTAACGCACCGGCTTAA
- the rpsT gene encoding 30S ribosomal protein S20, with protein sequence MANIKSAKKRAVTSEKRRKHNASNRSMMRTFIKKVYAAIATGDKAAAQNAFNEMQPIVDRQAAKGLIHKNKAARHKANLAAQITKLA encoded by the coding sequence TTGGCTAATATCAAATCAGCTAAGAAACGCGCCGTAACATCTGAGAAACGTCGCAAGCATAACGCAAGCAACCGTTCAATGATGCGTACTTTCATCAAGAAAGTATACGCGGCTATCGCAACAGGCGACAAAGCTGCTGCGCAGAACGCATTCAACGAAATGCAACCAATCGTGGACCGTCAGGCTGCTAAAGGTCTGATCCACAAAAACAAAGCTGCACGCCATAAAGCAAACCTGGCTGCACAGATCACCAAACTGGCTTAA